A window of Infirmifilum lucidum contains these coding sequences:
- a CDS encoding DEAD/DEAH box helicase has protein sequence MELLWDRGTILIEGDPPREALGFAVFDPRVKKYRCMAIHYSRLKRVLEEKGIPFEDRVMQPACSKVEAKVKPELRHYQREALEAWLRYRRGVIVMPTGAGKTFVAIAAIAELSTPAMVVVPTVELVEQWRRRLSRYFPGKVGAWYGEEKEENCLLVTTYDSAYLSVEALGPKYPFLVFDEVHHLPSESYRQIAELSPAPYRLGLTATPERSDNLHALLDELVGPVVYEMRVSEASGRYLAEFEVEVVKVRLGEEEEEEYRRLEKIYLEYIRRKNLKFKSPAEFRKLVMLSGRDPGARRALEAWVRMRSILFNSESKVNAVADILARHRGDKILIFTEYTSLARAVSERYLIPLITHDTSSEERRIVLEGFRTGVFRAIVTGKVLDEGIDVPDVNVVVILGGTSSRRQFIQRIGRALRLKPGKAKIYEVVTASTREVAASRRRRRDI, from the coding sequence GTGGAGCTACTGTGGGATAGAGGCACGATACTGATCGAGGGAGACCCTCCCCGCGAGGCTCTAGGTTTTGCCGTGTTCGACCCCAGGGTCAAAAAGTACAGGTGTATGGCAATCCACTACTCCAGGCTGAAGCGCGTCCTCGAGGAGAAGGGTATACCCTTCGAGGACCGCGTCATGCAGCCGGCTTGCAGTAAAGTCGAGGCTAAGGTGAAGCCCGAGCTCAGGCACTACCAGCGCGAGGCCCTCGAGGCCTGGCTCCGCTACAGACGCGGTGTCATCGTGATGCCCACCGGCGCTGGTAAGACCTTCGTGGCGATAGCCGCTATAGCTGAGCTCTCCACGCCCGCCATGGTCGTAGTGCCTACAGTCGAGCTGGTCGAGCAGTGGCGCAGGAGGCTTAGCCGCTACTTCCCCGGGAAAGTTGGAGCCTGGTACGGCGAGGAGAAAGAAGAGAACTGCCTCCTCGTGACGACCTACGACTCAGCATACCTCTCGGTGGAAGCGTTGGGCCCGAAGTACCCCTTCCTGGTATTCGACGAAGTCCACCACCTCCCCTCCGAGTCCTACAGGCAGATAGCCGAGCTATCGCCTGCGCCCTACAGGCTAGGCCTCACAGCAACCCCCGAGCGCTCAGACAACCTCCACGCTCTCCTCGACGAGCTCGTCGGCCCAGTAGTCTACGAGATGCGCGTCTCCGAGGCCTCTGGACGCTACTTGGCGGAATTCGAGGTCGAAGTAGTAAAAGTCAGGCTGGGAGAGGAGGAAGAGGAAGAGTACAGGCGCCTCGAGAAGATATACCTCGAATACATACGGAGAAAGAACCTGAAGTTTAAGAGCCCAGCCGAGTTCCGCAAGCTGGTCATGCTCAGTGGCAGGGATCCTGGGGCTAGGAGGGCCCTCGAAGCGTGGGTGAGGATGAGGAGCATACTGTTCAACTCGGAAAGTAAAGTCAACGCCGTCGCGGACATCTTGGCGAGGCACAGGGGGGACAAGATACTGATATTCACGGAGTACACTTCGCTGGCGAGAGCTGTCTCTGAGAGGTACCTCATACCCCTCATAACCCACGACACGAGTAGCGAGGAGAGGAGGATTGTTCTAGAGGGCTTCAGGACAGGCGTCTTCCGGGCAATAGTTACTGGGAAGGTTCTGGATGAAGGCATTGACGTGCCAGATGTAAACGTCGTAGTCATACTGGGCGGCACGTCCTCCAGGAGGCAGTTTATCCAGCGGATAGGCCGCGCCCTCAGGCTAAAGCCTGGCAAGGCTAAAATCTACGAGGTAGTAACTGCAAGCACTAGAGAAGTCGCAGCGTCAAGGAGAAGGCGGAGGGATATTTAG
- a CDS encoding ATP-binding protein → MGLKSLEEEYERNRFSFVVIFGRRRVGKTFLLKQFLRDKPDSVYIYVSEMPPDELRESISWELREKVGIRVPRNPSWRDIFGGVFRASRDRRVVLAVDEFQRLVDVDRAALTELQRVIDEEAASSRLMLIASGSAVGMVERFFKGGQPLYGRATSFLKLKPFDYRTACKFLRERLGATPLESLELYAVFGGTPYYLSLLESPDWGVEAERLVLDNRSPLYYEPEFLLRTELRGSLVYFEVLRLLASGKSSFSGLAGSLKTARTSLNYYLKVLIEDMDIVERDEPVMGGRPVYRIKDNFYRFWFRYVHPNRSLLELGSKGEVLEVVKRDFQSYLGVVFQDVVREGLHMLHLPFRPWRVGSWRRAGEEIDAVAVDEKQEKAIVVEAKCRELGLREAEKVLEDLKSKARAVPALEKLYGVAALKVDGREELEERGFLVFELKDFC, encoded by the coding sequence GTGGGACTTAAGTCCCTAGAAGAGGAGTACGAGAGGAACAGGTTCTCCTTTGTAGTTATATTCGGCCGTAGACGCGTTGGTAAAACATTCCTCCTCAAACAGTTCCTCCGCGATAAACCAGACTCTGTCTATATATACGTGTCTGAGATGCCGCCAGACGAGTTGCGCGAGAGCATCTCGTGGGAGCTGCGCGAGAAGGTCGGTATTAGAGTCCCGAGGAACCCGAGCTGGAGAGACATTTTCGGCGGCGTGTTCAGGGCTTCACGCGACAGGAGGGTTGTCCTGGCGGTAGACGAGTTCCAGAGGCTTGTAGACGTGGATAGGGCTGCTCTAACAGAGCTCCAGAGAGTCATAGATGAGGAGGCTGCTAGTAGCAGGTTAATGCTTATTGCTAGCGGATCTGCGGTAGGCATGGTTGAGCGCTTCTTCAAGGGTGGGCAACCCCTCTACGGCAGGGCCACGAGCTTCTTAAAGCTCAAGCCCTTCGACTACCGGACAGCGTGTAAGTTTCTACGTGAGAGGCTCGGCGCTACACCCCTAGAGTCTCTCGAGCTCTACGCGGTCTTCGGCGGAACCCCCTACTACCTCTCCCTCCTGGAGAGCCCGGATTGGGGCGTGGAGGCCGAGAGGCTTGTCCTCGACAATAGGTCGCCTCTGTACTACGAGCCCGAGTTCCTCTTGAGGACGGAGTTGAGGGGGAGCCTAGTCTACTTTGAAGTCTTGAGGCTCTTGGCTTCCGGTAAGAGTTCTTTTAGCGGGCTCGCCGGGAGCCTTAAGACGGCTAGGACGTCGCTCAACTACTACCTTAAGGTGCTGATAGAGGATATGGACATAGTAGAGCGGGACGAGCCAGTCATGGGCGGTAGGCCGGTATACAGGATTAAGGACAACTTCTACAGGTTCTGGTTCCGGTACGTCCACCCGAATAGGAGCCTCCTGGAGCTTGGGAGTAAGGGGGAAGTCTTGGAGGTTGTCAAGAGAGATTTCCAGTCGTACCTCGGGGTAGTCTTCCAGGACGTCGTGAGGGAGGGCCTACACATGCTCCACTTGCCCTTTAGGCCGTGGAGAGTTGGGAGCTGGAGAAGGGCTGGAGAAGAGATTGATGCAGTGGCTGTGGACGAGAAACAGGAGAAGGCTATCGTCGTCGAGGCAAAATGTCGTGAGCTGGGACTGCGCGAAGCTGAGAAAGTCCTCGAAGACCTCAAGAGTAAGGCTAGAGCAGTGCCTGCACTAGAGAAGCTGTACGGTGTCGCGGCGTTAAAGGTGGACGGCAGGGAAGAGCTGGAAGAGAGAGGTTTCCTTGTCTTCGAGCTCAAAGACTTCTGCTAG
- a CDS encoding inositol-3-phosphate synthase, with protein MIRTLVVGFGQVAANFVVGLERLKSGELEPYGVPLAGYDFGVGVDEVEIVGAIDVDERKVGRDLASIVEGFYGFKNPPRALREVYIYRGLGGEWVKNIFPVRSEEWGESLARVEDLFSELRPDVVLDVTTTQSAPAFSSREELEKAVASGSAAPSQVYAYLALKASKRIGSLVYVNLNPTPVANAPAILELAEQCGCIVLGDDGATGATPLTADLLEHLRERNRRVYSIAQFNIGGNTDFLSLTDEKRSRAKEDTKSSIVKDILGYDAPHYIKPTGYLEPLGDKKFVAMHIWWESFNGAVDELVVIMRINDSPALAGLMVDLARIGWWLKSRGVKGTVYEVNAFYMKKPAPPGSRNVSRYRAYELLKEYLGVK; from the coding sequence ATGATTAGAACGCTAGTAGTTGGTTTCGGGCAGGTAGCAGCGAACTTTGTGGTTGGGTTAGAACGGCTAAAGTCCGGGGAGCTCGAGCCCTATGGTGTTCCACTAGCTGGTTACGACTTCGGCGTGGGGGTCGACGAAGTCGAGATTGTGGGCGCCATAGACGTCGATGAGAGGAAAGTCGGGAGAGACCTAGCCAGTATCGTAGAAGGCTTCTACGGGTTTAAGAACCCTCCCAGAGCGCTCCGCGAAGTCTACATTTACAGGGGGCTGGGCGGAGAGTGGGTGAAGAATATTTTCCCCGTAAGAAGTGAGGAGTGGGGAGAGTCCTTAGCGAGGGTGGAGGACTTGTTCTCGGAGCTCAGGCCAGACGTCGTGCTCGACGTTACTACAACTCAAAGCGCGCCGGCTTTCAGCAGTAGAGAAGAGTTGGAGAAGGCGGTGGCAAGCGGTAGTGCAGCACCGAGCCAGGTCTACGCTTATTTGGCCCTGAAAGCCTCGAAGCGTATTGGTTCGCTAGTCTACGTTAACTTAAACCCGACTCCTGTTGCCAACGCGCCAGCAATCCTCGAGCTCGCGGAGCAGTGCGGGTGCATAGTGCTGGGAGATGACGGCGCGACAGGTGCTACTCCCCTGACAGCCGACCTACTGGAGCACCTCAGGGAGCGTAACAGGAGAGTGTACAGCATTGCCCAGTTCAACATTGGAGGCAACACCGACTTCCTGTCTCTGACCGACGAGAAGAGGAGTAGGGCGAAGGAGGATACGAAGAGTAGCATCGTGAAGGACATCTTGGGCTACGACGCACCGCACTACATAAAGCCCACGGGGTACCTCGAGCCTCTCGGGGACAAGAAGTTCGTGGCGATGCACATCTGGTGGGAGAGCTTCAACGGAGCTGTAGACGAGCTGGTAGTAATCATGAGGATAAACGACAGCCCCGCGCTTGCAGGCCTCATGGTCGACCTGGCGAGGATCGGCTGGTGGCTGAAGTCGCGTGGGGTTAAGGGCACAGTCTACGAGGTTAATGCCTTCTACATGAAGAAGCCGGCCCCGCCTGGCTCCAGGAACGTTTCCCGCTACCGCGCCTACGAGCTCCTAAAGGAGTACCTCGGAGTAAAGTGA
- a CDS encoding DUF790 family protein has translation MLPAELLRVSRRGNTVRPLYLEDVGPAEYVIDLYKPGLKLGEARERLREAPFDPKLARGLAHVLERSLKVEDVDKKLVTRIRVEVFRTASKQFPVVDPVDRSLVFESVASKFGIPPSEVERLFSKAFEDELEITDLPSMTPEELVAMYNTSLVQTLLFKCLELSVTFKAKGSEVKPAIRALKAYGLMYVAEDAGSRVRLVIDGPVSILKQTERYGTRLAKFIPHVFGFEDWSIEARVRLHGKTLTFREEKSTAPGLLPEPLREELFDSTVERDFYRQLSKLCRVEREPDVLVVGGRIYIPDFRVGDLYIEIAGFWSQEYLRRKFEKLAVLGFPILVLVDERLAVSAWKNLPHYVVAYRDRPRIGDVYRYIRAYCREGS, from the coding sequence GTGCTGCCAGCTGAACTGCTCAGGGTATCGAGGAGGGGTAATACTGTTAGGCCGTTATACTTGGAGGACGTGGGGCCGGCAGAGTACGTCATAGACCTGTACAAGCCGGGCCTCAAGCTGGGAGAGGCCAGGGAGAGGCTCAGAGAGGCGCCATTCGACCCCAAGCTAGCCAGGGGGCTAGCCCACGTCCTGGAGAGAAGCCTCAAGGTAGAGGACGTCGACAAGAAACTCGTGACGAGGATCAGAGTTGAAGTGTTCAGGACAGCCTCGAAGCAGTTCCCGGTCGTAGACCCCGTGGATCGTTCACTTGTCTTCGAGAGCGTCGCGTCAAAGTTTGGCATTCCTCCCAGTGAAGTCGAGAGGCTCTTCTCTAAGGCCTTCGAGGACGAGCTCGAGATCACAGATCTACCCTCTATGACGCCTGAAGAGCTGGTAGCCATGTACAACACGTCTCTCGTCCAGACCCTACTGTTCAAGTGTCTAGAGCTTAGCGTGACGTTCAAGGCAAAGGGCTCAGAGGTGAAGCCAGCTATAAGAGCCCTTAAGGCTTACGGGCTGATGTACGTGGCCGAGGACGCGGGGAGCAGGGTCAGGCTAGTCATTGACGGGCCTGTATCTATACTCAAGCAGACTGAGAGGTACGGGACTAGGCTCGCGAAGTTCATACCCCACGTCTTCGGCTTCGAAGACTGGAGCATCGAAGCTAGAGTCCGGCTCCACGGGAAGACTCTCACCTTCAGGGAGGAGAAGAGCACTGCCCCGGGGCTCCTCCCAGAACCCCTGAGGGAAGAGCTGTTTGACAGTACCGTTGAACGCGACTTCTACAGACAGCTCTCAAAGCTCTGCAGGGTGGAGAGGGAGCCGGATGTACTCGTTGTTGGCGGGAGGATATACATCCCGGACTTCAGAGTAGGGGATCTCTACATCGAGATAGCGGGGTTCTGGAGCCAGGAGTACTTAAGGAGGAAGTTTGAAAAGCTAGCGGTGCTCGGCTTCCCGATACTCGTCCTCGTGGACGAGAGGCTAGCTGTCTCAGCGTGGAAAAACCTCCCGCACTACGTTGTAGCGTACAGAGATAGGCCCAGGATAGGCGACGTCTACAGGTACATTAGAGCCTACTGCCGCGAGGGAAGCTAG
- a CDS encoding alpha-glucosidase/alpha-galactosidase: MAKLKIAVIGAGSIAWSSKIIHDLLHTPTLFGSEVALVDIDARRLKLVEGFARRYASELGADYKFYSTADRREAVRDADFVVNTAMYGGHGYYEKMREVSERHGYYRGVNSTEWNMVSDYHTIWGYYQFKLALEVALDVEQYAPNAWLLQVANPVFELTTLISRETRVNVIGLCHGHLGYKEIARALGYDPEKVEFEAIGFNHVIWLTKLTYAGRNLYPLIDEWIERKAQEYWARWRLTQRDPFDIQMSPAAVDMYRRYGLFPVGDTVRGGTWMYHRDLKTKQQWFGPTGGPDSEVGWMVYLARHEWYSSLLEKIASDPGVPISSFFPQTRTDESLVPIINSIANDQPATYQVNVPNTGAIDGLPGDVAVEIPAEVSGKGVKRPQGLKLPGKILKAVLWPRMLRMEMALTAFLEGGRQILIDWLMLDPRTKSEKQAEEVWDAILSMPENEEMARHYRG; the protein is encoded by the coding sequence GTGGCAAAACTCAAAATCGCAGTAATAGGGGCAGGCAGCATAGCGTGGAGCTCCAAGATAATACACGACCTCCTGCACACGCCGACTCTATTTGGTAGCGAAGTCGCCCTGGTGGACATCGACGCCAGGAGGCTAAAGCTGGTGGAAGGCTTCGCCAGGAGGTACGCCTCGGAGCTAGGCGCAGACTACAAGTTCTACTCCACGGCTGACCGCCGCGAGGCAGTAAGGGATGCTGACTTCGTGGTGAACACTGCGATGTACGGGGGCCACGGCTACTACGAGAAGATGAGGGAGGTATCAGAGAGGCACGGGTACTACAGGGGGGTGAACAGCACTGAGTGGAACATGGTGAGCGACTACCACACTATATGGGGGTACTACCAGTTCAAGCTAGCGCTGGAGGTCGCGCTGGATGTCGAGCAGTACGCGCCGAACGCGTGGCTACTGCAGGTCGCAAACCCTGTCTTCGAGCTTACAACTCTCATCTCGAGGGAGACCAGAGTCAACGTTATAGGCTTGTGCCACGGCCACCTGGGCTACAAGGAGATAGCGCGGGCGCTGGGCTACGACCCGGAGAAGGTGGAGTTCGAGGCCATAGGCTTCAACCATGTGATATGGCTCACCAAGCTCACTTACGCCGGCAGAAACCTATACCCCCTGATAGACGAGTGGATAGAGCGGAAGGCCCAGGAGTACTGGGCTAGGTGGAGGCTCACACAGAGGGATCCGTTCGACATACAGATGAGCCCGGCCGCTGTAGACATGTACAGGCGCTACGGCCTCTTCCCAGTGGGCGACACCGTCAGGGGCGGGACGTGGATGTACCACCGGGATCTCAAGACAAAGCAGCAGTGGTTTGGGCCTACGGGCGGGCCTGACAGCGAGGTAGGGTGGATGGTATACTTGGCAAGGCACGAGTGGTACTCGAGCCTACTCGAGAAGATAGCCTCAGACCCCGGAGTACCCATATCCAGCTTCTTCCCGCAGACGAGAACCGACGAGTCACTCGTACCGATCATAAACTCTATTGCAAACGACCAGCCGGCCACCTACCAGGTAAACGTCCCGAATACGGGGGCCATCGACGGCCTACCCGGGGACGTGGCCGTAGAGATACCGGCAGAGGTATCCGGGAAGGGCGTGAAGAGGCCCCAGGGCCTCAAGCTCCCAGGCAAGATACTGAAAGCCGTACTCTGGCCGCGCATGCTGAGAATGGAGATGGCCCTAACAGCGTTCCTCGAGGGCGGGAGGCAGATACTCATAGACTGGCTGATGCTAGACCCGAGAACCAAGTCGGAGAAACAAGCGGAAGAAGTCTGGGACGCTATACTCTCGATGCCCGAGAACGAGGAAATGGCGCGGCACTACAGGGGCTAG
- a CDS encoding PadR family transcriptional regulator, which produces METRALERLKKKIQVEVLWLYIASILSEGDAYAYDISKKIEAKHGFNPGKVLPYVVLGKMESEGLVKSYYVERRKYYTLTEKGRQAYCHAISMLKALLEKLPKEKCSG; this is translated from the coding sequence GTGGAGACAAGGGCTCTCGAAAGGCTGAAGAAGAAGATTCAAGTCGAAGTGCTCTGGCTGTACATAGCCTCAATCTTGTCTGAGGGCGACGCCTACGCATACGACATCTCCAAGAAGATTGAAGCTAAACATGGCTTCAACCCGGGGAAAGTCCTACCCTACGTTGTCCTGGGGAAAATGGAGTCGGAGGGGCTTGTAAAGTCGTATTACGTGGAGAGGAGAAAGTACTATACACTCACGGAAAAAGGGCGGCAAGCCTACTGCCACGCGATATCCATGCTTAAAGCCCTCCTTGAAAAGCTACCAAAGGAAAAGTGTTCCGGGTAA
- a CDS encoding S1C family serine protease: MAEHLQEKVIEVYNRVLPSVVGVSTVRVIDFLFAQAPVTGFGSGVVVERGGIIATNSHVVEGFERITVTTPEGESYQAEVVAEDPQWDVAFLRAEGADLPPARLGDSDEIRVGQFVLAIGNPFGQLLGGPSLTFGIISGVGRTLRVEGKIYENMIQTDAAINPGNSGGPLVNLDAEVIGITTAVIPFAQGIGFAIPVNEVKWALEQVKKYGRIVRPWIGVYGLDVTPVVALQLGLREPGGVLVVRIVPGGPAHRAGVRPGDVILAVDGKRIEGVSDLISVLRARGVDSIVSLEVYRRGTVRETRVRVEEAP, translated from the coding sequence GTGGCGGAGCACCTTCAGGAGAAGGTTATAGAGGTTTACAACAGGGTCTTGCCGAGCGTTGTGGGCGTGTCTACAGTGAGGGTCATAGACTTCCTCTTCGCGCAAGCGCCGGTGACCGGCTTCGGCTCCGGGGTGGTCGTCGAGAGAGGAGGGATTATAGCTACAAACTCGCACGTAGTGGAGGGCTTCGAGAGGATTACTGTGACAACGCCAGAGGGGGAGAGCTACCAGGCTGAGGTAGTGGCAGAGGATCCGCAGTGGGACGTTGCCTTCCTTAGAGCAGAGGGGGCTGACCTTCCGCCAGCGCGGCTCGGAGACAGTGACGAGATCCGCGTAGGACAGTTCGTGCTGGCTATCGGGAACCCCTTTGGCCAGCTACTTGGAGGCCCCTCGCTCACGTTCGGGATTATCAGCGGAGTCGGGAGGACTCTCCGGGTCGAAGGCAAGATCTACGAGAACATGATACAGACAGACGCGGCCATAAATCCCGGTAACAGCGGGGGCCCTCTAGTGAACCTCGACGCAGAGGTCATAGGGATTACGACAGCAGTGATACCGTTCGCCCAGGGTATAGGGTTCGCTATACCTGTCAACGAGGTCAAGTGGGCGTTAGAGCAGGTCAAGAAGTACGGGAGGATAGTTAGGCCCTGGATTGGCGTGTACGGGTTAGACGTGACCCCCGTAGTCGCCCTACAGCTGGGCCTACGGGAGCCCGGCGGTGTCCTCGTGGTGAGAATCGTCCCTGGAGGGCCTGCTCACAGGGCGGGCGTTAGGCCAGGCGACGTCATATTGGCTGTTGATGGGAAGAGGATAGAGGGAGTATCAGACTTGATATCCGTCCTCCGCGCAAGGGGTGTTGATAGCATAGTCAGCCTCGAAGTCTACAGGCGTGGAACTGTCAGGGAAACACGGGTTAGAGTCGAGGAGGCGCCCTAG